In one window of Candidatus Dadabacteria bacterium DNA:
- the carB gene encoding carbamoyl-phosphate synthase large subunit, with product MPKRTDIKTIMVIGSGPIVIGQACEFDYSGTQACKVLKEEGYRVVLVNSNPATIMTDPDFADSTYVEPLVPEILEKIIEKENLDALLPTIGGQTALNLAVSLAESGALERHGVELIGAKIPAIQKAENRDLFKKAIADIGLEVPQSGIAHNMEEAWDVVDEIGFPVIIRPSFTLGGTGGSVAYNREEFQEFAKAGIESSPSSEILIEESIVGWKEFEYEVMRDHMDNVVIICSIENLDAMGVHTGDSITVAPAQTLTDKEYQHMRDASIAIIREIGVETGGSNIQFAVNPKDGRMMVIEMNPRVSRSSALASKATGFPIAKIAAKLAVGYSLDEISNDITKYTPASFEPTIDYVVVKIPRFAFEKFPQTAPNLTTQMKSVGEAMSIGRTFKESLQKAMRSLEIDSYGFEKVSGDPEEVREELRVPSPRRLWYIADAFRLGMDLEEIYSVSHVDPWFLRNIKQIVDFESDIAREGLNRGTMLQAKRHGFSDIEIAKILCAEEREVRDFRLREGIEPAFKMVDTCAAEFEAYTPYLYSTFESESEALPTDRKKVVILGGGPNRIGQGIEFDYCCVHASFALREEGYEAVMVNCNPETVSTDYDTSDRLYFEPLTLEDTLALIRREDPWGVIVHLGGQTPLRLALALEEEGVKIIGTSPESIDLAEDRDRFRKLVSDLGLLQPQSDTARSEGEAIGIAREIGYPVMVRPSYVLGGRAMETVYDEEALRTYIREAASVSPNHPILIDKFLKDAKEVDVDAVCDGKTVVVGGVLEHIEEAGVHSGDSAAILPPFSMELGIVEEIKSQTKKLALSLNVKGLVNIQFAVKDGEVYIIEVNPRASRTVPFVSKAIGVQLAKIGTKVMTGKSLEELGYTQEIVPGHYCVKESVFPFVKFPEVDTILGPEMKSTGEVMGIAPDLDQAFAKSQIAAGNRLPSGGVAFISVKDEDKSDRMLDIARRLSDTGFDIMATGGTSEFLNKNGIFSRTVKKVKQGRPHIVDHLKNGEVQLVINTTFGKKEIAQSYSIRRTALVNNVPYFTTLVGAVAGVSAIEALVRIGLDVKALQSYY from the coding sequence ATGCCCAAGCGAACTGACATAAAAACCATAATGGTCATCGGATCCGGTCCGATAGTTATAGGACAGGCATGCGAGTTTGACTATTCAGGCACCCAGGCGTGCAAAGTGCTGAAAGAAGAAGGCTACAGGGTGGTTCTGGTAAACAGCAACCCGGCCACCATAATGACCGATCCTGACTTTGCCGACAGCACTTACGTGGAGCCTCTCGTACCCGAAATACTGGAAAAAATAATAGAGAAGGAAAACCTCGACGCCCTTCTGCCCACAATAGGCGGACAGACGGCCCTTAACCTTGCCGTTTCGCTTGCAGAATCCGGCGCGCTCGAGCGCCACGGCGTGGAGCTCATAGGCGCAAAAATCCCGGCGATACAGAAGGCGGAAAACAGGGACCTTTTTAAAAAAGCTATAGCCGACATAGGCCTTGAGGTGCCGCAAAGCGGTATCGCGCATAACATGGAGGAGGCCTGGGATGTTGTGGATGAGATAGGGTTTCCGGTCATTATACGACCTTCTTTTACCCTTGGCGGAACCGGCGGAAGCGTTGCCTACAACAGGGAGGAATTCCAGGAGTTTGCCAAGGCGGGAATCGAAAGCTCCCCGTCAAGCGAGATACTCATAGAGGAATCCATAGTGGGGTGGAAGGAGTTTGAGTATGAGGTGATGCGGGACCACATGGATAACGTCGTCATAATCTGCTCCATAGAGAATTTGGACGCCATGGGCGTTCATACGGGAGACAGCATAACGGTGGCTCCTGCGCAGACCCTTACCGACAAGGAATACCAGCATATGCGCGACGCGTCCATAGCGATAATAAGGGAAATCGGCGTTGAAACCGGCGGCTCTAACATCCAGTTTGCCGTTAACCCCAAAGACGGGCGGATGATGGTAATAGAGATGAACCCTAGGGTTTCGCGAAGCTCCGCGCTTGCCTCAAAAGCCACCGGGTTTCCGATCGCCAAGATAGCCGCGAAGCTTGCGGTCGGCTATTCGCTCGATGAGATCTCAAACGACATAACGAAGTACACCCCCGCGTCTTTTGAACCGACGATAGATTACGTTGTGGTGAAAATACCGAGGTTCGCGTTTGAGAAGTTTCCGCAGACCGCTCCGAATCTCACCACGCAGATGAAATCCGTGGGGGAAGCCATGTCCATCGGAAGGACTTTCAAGGAGTCCCTGCAGAAGGCGATGAGATCTCTTGAGATAGATTCCTACGGTTTCGAGAAGGTGTCCGGTGACCCCGAAGAGGTAAGGGAAGAACTCAGGGTTCCCTCCCCCAGGCGTCTCTGGTACATAGCCGACGCGTTTCGTCTGGGGATGGACTTGGAGGAAATCTACTCGGTCTCTCACGTAGACCCGTGGTTTCTTCGAAATATAAAGCAGATTGTCGATTTCGAATCGGATATTGCTAGGGAGGGGCTTAACCGCGGGACCATGCTTCAGGCCAAGCGCCACGGTTTTTCCGATATTGAGATCGCGAAGATTCTTTGCGCGGAAGAAAGAGAAGTGAGGGATTTCCGCCTGCGCGAGGGAATTGAGCCTGCTTTTAAGATGGTTGATACCTGCGCCGCCGAATTCGAGGCTTACACGCCTTATCTCTACTCGACTTTCGAGAGCGAAAGCGAAGCGCTTCCCACGGACAGGAAAAAGGTTGTGATACTCGGCGGGGGACCGAACCGCATAGGCCAGGGCATAGAGTTTGACTACTGCTGCGTGCACGCGTCTTTCGCGCTCCGGGAAGAGGGGTACGAGGCCGTTATGGTTAACTGCAATCCCGAGACCGTGAGCACGGATTACGACACCTCGGACAGGCTTTATTTCGAACCGCTTACGCTTGAAGATACCTTGGCTCTTATAAGAAGGGAGGATCCTTGGGGAGTCATAGTTCACCTTGGAGGCCAGACACCGCTCCGCCTGGCCCTCGCGCTTGAGGAGGAAGGGGTGAAGATAATAGGAACTTCCCCCGAGAGCATAGATCTTGCCGAGGACAGAGACAGATTCAGAAAGCTCGTTTCGGATCTGGGACTTCTCCAGCCCCAGAGCGATACCGCGAGAAGCGAGGGGGAAGCCATTGGCATAGCCCGCGAAATAGGGTATCCGGTCATGGTCCGCCCGTCTTATGTTCTGGGCGGTCGCGCCATGGAGACAGTTTACGACGAGGAGGCTCTCCGGACCTACATACGGGAAGCCGCGAGCGTTTCGCCCAATCACCCGATACTGATAGACAAGTTTCTAAAGGACGCGAAGGAAGTCGACGTGGACGCTGTTTGTGACGGGAAAACCGTTGTTGTGGGCGGGGTGCTCGAGCACATCGAGGAAGCGGGGGTTCATTCCGGAGACAGCGCGGCGATTCTGCCCCCGTTTTCGATGGAACTTGGGATTGTCGAGGAAATAAAATCCCAGACCAAAAAACTTGCGCTTTCTCTGAATGTAAAAGGGCTTGTCAACATCCAGTTTGCCGTAAAGGACGGAGAGGTTTACATAATTGAGGTGAACCCGAGAGCTAGCCGCACCGTTCCTTTCGTGAGCAAGGCCATAGGGGTTCAGCTGGCCAAGATAGGGACCAAGGTGATGACCGGAAAATCTCTTGAGGAACTCGGCTACACGCAGGAAATCGTCCCGGGGCACTACTGCGTAAAGGAATCGGTCTTTCCTTTCGTCAAGTTCCCGGAAGTTGACACAATTCTGGGCCCGGAAATGAAATCCACCGGCGAGGTCATGGGAATTGCTCCCGACCTTGACCAGGCGTTTGCCAAATCCCAGATTGCGGCCGGCAACAGACTTCCTTCCGGCGGAGTGGCCTTCATAAGCGTAAAAGACGAGGACAAGTCCGACAGGATGCTTGATATAGCCCGGAGGCTGAGCGATACCGGTTTTGATATAATGGCTACCGGAGGCACATCTGAATTTCTCAATAAAAATGGTATATTTTCCCGAACGGTGAAAAAGGTTAAGCAGGGTCGCCCCCACATAGTCGATCACCTTAAAAACGGCGAGGTGCAGCTGGTTATAAATACCACTTTCGGGAAAAAGGAGATCGCGCAGTCATATTCGATAAGAAGGACCGCGCTTGTAAACAATGTTCCTTACTTTACCACTCTCGTCGGCGCGGTCGCCGGAGTCAGTGCTATCGAGGCCTTGGTGAGAATCGGTCTCGACGTAAAGGCTCTGCAAAGCTACTATTAA